Proteins found in one Amycolatopsis umgeniensis genomic segment:
- the thiC gene encoding phosphomethylpyrimidine synthase ThiC, which produces MTTLENAQNITPTVTTGPITGSRKVYNQTESGLRVPARRIDLSNGEHFDVYDTSGPYTDDDAQIDVHSGLHRLRAGWADGREHNTQLGWAKQGVITREMEYVAARERCSPEFVRDEVARGRAVIPANRKHPETEPMIIGKNFLVKINANMGNSAVWSSVEEEVDKMVWATRWGADTIMDLSTGKRIHETREWIVRNSPVPVGTVPIYQALEKVNGEPEKLSWEVYRDTIIEQCEQGVDYVTVHAGVLLRYIPLTARRVTGIVSRGGSIMAAWCLAHHKESFLYTNFAELCDILREYDVTFSLGDGLRPGSIADANDRAQFAELETLGELTHIARDHDVQVMIEGPGHVPMHKIKENVELEEKLTGEAPFYTLGPLATDIAPAYDHITSAIGAAQIGWYGTAMLCYVTPKEHLGLPNRDDVKTGVITYKIAAHAADLAKGHQYAQEWDDELSKARFEFRWNDQFNLSLDPDTARAYHDETLPAEPAKTAHFCSMCGPKFCSMRITQDVRKYAEEHGLSTVEAIEAGMSEKSSEFAEQGNKVYLPVVNQ; this is translated from the coding sequence TTGACGACGCTTGAGAATGCCCAGAACATCACGCCGACCGTGACCACGGGGCCGATCACCGGTTCCCGCAAGGTCTACAACCAGACGGAATCCGGTCTCCGGGTCCCCGCCCGGCGGATCGATCTTTCCAACGGCGAGCATTTCGACGTTTACGACACTTCCGGCCCGTACACCGACGACGACGCGCAGATCGACGTCCACAGTGGACTTCACCGGCTGCGCGCGGGCTGGGCGGATGGTCGTGAGCACAACACCCAGCTGGGCTGGGCGAAACAAGGCGTCATCACCCGCGAGATGGAGTACGTCGCGGCACGCGAGCGCTGCTCGCCGGAATTCGTGCGGGACGAGGTCGCGCGCGGCCGCGCGGTGATCCCCGCCAACCGCAAGCACCCGGAGACCGAGCCGATGATCATCGGCAAGAACTTCCTGGTGAAGATCAACGCCAACATGGGCAACTCGGCCGTCTGGTCCTCTGTGGAGGAAGAGGTCGACAAGATGGTGTGGGCCACCCGCTGGGGCGCCGACACGATCATGGACCTCTCCACCGGCAAGCGGATCCACGAAACGCGCGAGTGGATCGTCCGCAACTCGCCGGTCCCGGTCGGCACCGTGCCGATCTACCAGGCGCTCGAGAAGGTCAACGGGGAGCCGGAAAAGCTGTCGTGGGAGGTCTACCGCGACACGATCATCGAGCAGTGCGAACAGGGTGTCGACTACGTCACCGTGCACGCGGGTGTCCTGCTGCGCTACATCCCGCTGACCGCGCGCCGGGTCACCGGCATCGTGTCGCGCGGCGGCTCGATCATGGCGGCGTGGTGTCTCGCGCACCACAAGGAATCTTTCCTGTACACCAATTTCGCCGAACTGTGCGACATCCTGCGCGAGTACGACGTCACGTTCTCCCTCGGCGACGGCCTGCGTCCCGGCTCGATCGCCGACGCGAACGACCGCGCGCAGTTCGCCGAACTGGAAACGCTGGGCGAGCTCACGCATATCGCCCGCGACCACGACGTCCAGGTGATGATCGAGGGCCCCGGCCACGTGCCGATGCACAAGATCAAGGAGAACGTCGAACTCGAGGAGAAGCTGACCGGCGAGGCGCCGTTCTACACCCTCGGCCCGCTCGCGACCGACATCGCGCCCGCGTACGACCACATCACCTCGGCGATCGGCGCGGCGCAGATCGGCTGGTACGGCACGGCGATGCTCTGCTACGTCACGCCGAAGGAACACCTCGGCCTGCCGAACCGTGACGACGTCAAAACCGGCGTCATCACCTACAAGATCGCCGCGCACGCCGCAGACCTCGCCAAGGGTCACCAGTACGCGCAGGAGTGGGACGACGAGCTCTCCAAGGCCCGCTTCGAATTCCGCTGGAACGATCAGTTCAACCTGTCGCTGGACCCCGACACCGCCCGCGCGTACCACGACGAGACGCTGCCCGCGGAACCGGCGAAGACGGCGCACTTCTGCTCGATGTGCGGGCCGAAGTTCTGCTCGATGCGCATCACGCAGGACGTCCGCAAGTACGCCGAGGAACACGGACTGTCCACTGTGGAAGCGATCGAAGCGGGCATGTCGGAGAAGTCGAGCGAGTTCGCCGAGCAGGGCAACAAGGTCTACCTGCCGGTGGTCAATCAGTGA
- the thiD gene encoding bifunctional hydroxymethylpyrimidine kinase/phosphomethylpyrimidine kinase has protein sequence MNTAPRTALTIAGSDSGGGAGIQADLRTFFANGVHGMVALTAVTVQNSLGVQGFSEIPVDVVTGQIKAVATDMGVDAAKTGMLATAEIINAVAKTLDEVHIGRNTSTPFVVDPVAASMTGHALLREEALEAIRTELFPRATLITPNLDEVRLLTGVHVTGPATQREAAEALLEFGSAWVLVKGGHLDAAQDCVDLLSDGTSWIELRGPRFDTRNTHGGGDTMASAITSSLAKGAEVPVAVAEGKRFIERCVAESYPLGAGVGPVSPFWRLSP, from the coding sequence GTGAACACAGCACCCCGGACCGCCCTCACCATCGCCGGATCGGATTCCGGTGGTGGTGCGGGCATCCAGGCCGATCTGCGCACCTTCTTCGCCAACGGTGTGCACGGAATGGTCGCGCTCACCGCCGTCACCGTGCAGAACTCGCTGGGTGTGCAGGGCTTCAGCGAGATCCCGGTCGACGTCGTCACCGGCCAGATCAAGGCCGTCGCCACCGATATGGGTGTCGACGCGGCGAAAACCGGGATGCTCGCGACGGCCGAGATCATCAACGCCGTCGCGAAGACTCTCGACGAAGTCCACATCGGACGGAACACTTCGACGCCGTTCGTCGTGGACCCCGTCGCCGCGTCGATGACCGGGCACGCCTTGCTGCGCGAGGAGGCGCTGGAGGCGATCCGCACCGAACTCTTCCCGCGCGCGACGCTGATCACCCCGAACCTCGACGAGGTGCGGTTGCTGACCGGCGTGCACGTGACCGGGCCCGCGACCCAGCGGGAGGCGGCGGAAGCGTTGCTGGAGTTCGGTTCGGCGTGGGTGCTGGTGAAGGGCGGACATCTCGACGCGGCTCAGGACTGCGTCGACCTGCTGTCCGACGGCACGTCCTGGATCGAGCTGCGCGGGCCGCGTTTCGACACTCGGAACACGCATGGCGGCGGGGACACGATGGCTTCGGCGATCACGTCTTCGCTGGCGAAGGGGGCCGAGGTTCCGGTCGCCGTCGCGGAGGGGAAGCGGTTCATCGAGCGGTGCGTGGCGGAGTCGTACCCGCTGGGGGCCGGGGTGGGGCCGGTTTCGCCCTTCTGGCGGCTCAGCCCGTGA
- a CDS encoding alkaline phosphatase family protein, whose protein sequence is MRRTLSLLSALVAVAGLTTGVAAAAAKTPKVLVIGLDGARFDKLMAADTPNVHALVKRGYASRSSLYGSGMAPTVSGPGWSTILTGVWPDKHKVKENSFAGNDLAAHPSWLARAETANPALDTYAAVDWTPIGDKILRTGQDRKFVQNGDSAGYEKTDEQVAVDAEKHLKQDKADASFVYFGQTDIAGHDHGADSSQYAATLRTDDALIGRLLAAVDARANRADEDWLIMISADHGHTASGGHGGDSPEERMTFVIAAGGAVPAGTPAVAPKIVDIAPTVLRHLGVTAPAVYDGYALGAAPSDVFDSAVLKPRQDETGVPAGVLGWTHDAPGGWTVRNAAGMPAGVTEWQGWAFTNDDFWTRTAPGQQREANARARGVFAVADPDEWDDKGSPSSRGTFDSSLVSPGLDVTGKSTVDVSFVSHYRQDGTQRGALTASFDGGPEQNVLAYGPESGTANKGGDVLSVPTSASVKVPAGARSVKLTWRLYAAGNNWYWAVDAPRMTVR, encoded by the coding sequence GTGCGCAGAACGCTATCCCTCCTGTCGGCCCTGGTGGCCGTCGCCGGGCTGACCACCGGTGTCGCCGCGGCTGCGGCCAAAACGCCGAAAGTGCTGGTCATCGGCCTGGACGGCGCCCGGTTCGACAAGCTGATGGCCGCGGACACCCCGAACGTCCACGCGCTCGTGAAACGCGGATACGCCTCGCGCAGCTCGCTGTACGGCAGTGGGATGGCGCCGACGGTCAGCGGTCCCGGCTGGTCCACGATCCTCACCGGCGTCTGGCCGGACAAGCACAAGGTGAAGGAAAACTCCTTCGCGGGCAACGATCTCGCCGCGCATCCGAGCTGGCTCGCCCGCGCCGAAACCGCGAACCCGGCGCTCGACACCTACGCGGCCGTCGACTGGACGCCGATCGGCGACAAGATCCTGCGTACCGGCCAGGACCGCAAGTTCGTCCAGAACGGTGACAGCGCCGGCTACGAGAAGACCGACGAGCAGGTCGCCGTCGACGCGGAAAAGCACCTCAAGCAGGACAAGGCCGACGCCTCGTTCGTCTACTTCGGACAGACGGACATCGCCGGACACGACCACGGCGCCGATTCCTCGCAGTACGCGGCCACTTTGCGCACCGATGACGCGCTGATCGGCCGTCTGCTCGCCGCCGTCGACGCGCGCGCGAACCGCGCTGACGAGGACTGGCTGATCATGATCTCCGCCGACCACGGGCACACGGCGTCGGGCGGTCACGGCGGCGACAGCCCCGAGGAACGGATGACGTTCGTGATCGCCGCGGGCGGCGCGGTTCCGGCCGGAACCCCCGCGGTGGCACCGAAGATCGTCGACATCGCGCCGACGGTGCTGCGGCACCTTGGCGTCACGGCTCCGGCGGTCTACGACGGCTACGCGCTCGGCGCGGCGCCTTCGGACGTCTTCGACTCGGCGGTCTTGAAGCCCCGGCAGGACGAAACCGGTGTCCCGGCGGGAGTCCTCGGCTGGACGCACGACGCGCCCGGCGGCTGGACCGTGCGCAACGCCGCCGGGATGCCCGCCGGGGTGACGGAATGGCAGGGCTGGGCCTTCACCAACGACGACTTCTGGACCCGCACGGCCCCCGGCCAGCAGCGTGAGGCGAACGCACGGGCGCGCGGCGTCTTCGCGGTCGCGGACCCGGACGAGTGGGACGACAAGGGCTCGCCCTCCTCACGCGGCACCTTCGACTCTTCCCTGGTCTCGCCCGGTCTCGACGTCACCGGAAAGTCCACTGTGGACGTCTCGTTCGTCTCGCACTACCGGCAGGACGGGACGCAGCGTGGCGCGCTGACGGCGTCGTTCGACGGCGGGCCGGAGCAGAACGTGCTGGCCTACGGGCCGGAGTCCGGCACCGCGAACAAGGGCGGCGACGTGCTTTCGGTGCCGACGTCGGCCTCGGTCAAGGTGCCCGCGGGAGCGCGTTCGGTGAAGCTGACCTGGCGGCTCTATGCGGCGGGGAACAACTGGTACTGGGCGGTGGACGCCCCGCGCATGACCGTGCGGTAG
- a CDS encoding winged helix-turn-helix transcriptional regulator, which produces METTCEVPESPWDIYLRNCPCRDVLDLLANKWTALVLGALSRRPHRFGELRRAVGGISQKMLTQNLRALERDGLVTRTVYPTTPPTVEYALTERGSSAGTLLMAVSEWSVGNFDGILESRKSYDSRVMEPVG; this is translated from the coding sequence ATGGAAACCACCTGTGAAGTGCCGGAATCGCCGTGGGACATCTACCTGCGGAACTGTCCGTGCCGAGACGTCCTCGATCTGCTCGCCAACAAGTGGACCGCGCTCGTGCTCGGCGCGCTGTCGCGGCGGCCGCACCGGTTCGGTGAACTGCGCCGTGCCGTCGGCGGGATCAGCCAGAAGATGCTGACCCAGAACCTGCGCGCCCTCGAACGCGACGGCCTGGTCACGCGGACGGTGTACCCGACCACGCCGCCGACCGTCGAGTACGCGCTGACCGAACGCGGCTCCAGTGCGGGCACCTTGCTGATGGCGGTCAGCGAATGGTCGGTCGGCAACTTCGACGGGATCCTCGAGTCCCGGAAGAGTTATGACTCGCGGGTGATGGAGCCCGTCGGCTGA
- a CDS encoding NADP-dependent oxidoreductase: MRSVTQQRLGGPEVLEVTETDRPAPGPTEVLVRVRAAGINPVDWKTRAYGVFMGEPPFTLGWDVSGVVEELGVGTTLFSVGDEVLGFPWFPRQAGGYGEYVTAPARQFVRKPANLTHEEAAGLPLAGLTAWQGLVDIADVQPGQRVLIDAAAGGVGHLAVQVAKARGAYVLGTASAGKHGFLRELGVDEPIDYRDETATASEVDVVFGLVGEQSDLRWLDAVKPGGLLIAVPGGVSEAVAAKAGKLGVRTSGMLAEPDQLGLLALTELIEKGELRVHVEQTFPLEDVAKAHEVGEGGRVTGKLVLTV; the protein is encoded by the coding sequence ATGCGTAGCGTGACCCAGCAGCGGCTTGGTGGCCCGGAAGTGCTGGAGGTGACCGAGACCGACCGTCCGGCCCCCGGCCCGACCGAGGTGCTCGTGCGGGTGCGCGCCGCGGGCATCAACCCGGTCGACTGGAAGACCCGGGCCTACGGCGTCTTCATGGGCGAGCCGCCGTTCACCCTCGGCTGGGACGTCTCCGGTGTGGTGGAGGAACTCGGCGTCGGGACGACACTCTTCTCCGTCGGCGACGAGGTCCTCGGCTTCCCGTGGTTCCCCCGTCAGGCCGGTGGCTACGGCGAATACGTGACAGCACCCGCCCGCCAGTTCGTCCGCAAACCCGCGAACCTCACCCACGAGGAAGCCGCCGGGCTGCCGCTCGCCGGACTGACCGCGTGGCAGGGCCTCGTGGACATCGCCGACGTGCAGCCGGGACAGCGCGTGCTGATCGACGCCGCGGCGGGCGGTGTCGGGCACCTCGCCGTCCAGGTGGCGAAGGCTCGCGGCGCGTACGTCCTGGGCACGGCGAGCGCCGGGAAGCACGGCTTCCTCCGCGAACTCGGCGTCGACGAGCCGATCGACTACCGCGACGAGACCGCGACGGCGTCCGAGGTGGATGTCGTGTTCGGCCTGGTCGGCGAGCAGAGCGACCTGCGCTGGCTGGACGCGGTGAAGCCGGGCGGCCTGCTCATCGCGGTTCCGGGCGGCGTGAGCGAGGCTGTCGCGGCGAAGGCCGGGAAGCTCGGCGTGCGGACGTCGGGGATGCTCGCCGAACCCGATCAGCTCGGCCTGCTGGCGCTGACCGAACTGATCGAGAAGGGCGAACTGCGCGTCCACGTCGAGCAGACGTTCCCGCTGGAGGACGTCGCCAAGGCCCACGAAGTCGGCGAAGGCGGCCGCGTCACCGGGAAGCTCGTCT